Sequence from the Deinococcus aerophilus genome:
CTTCGGCAGCGGCACGCTGGGCACGCCGTTCAGCGACGCCAGCCTGCGCTACCCCACCACCATCGCCCAGGAGGGAGGGCGCCTGCTCGTCGTGAATTCTCAGTTCAACAAACGCGGCGAGGGCCTCAACCCGGAGCTGCCGTTCACCGTGTCCAGCGTGGCGATTCCCAAGTAAGCGGGGTACGGAGGAGGGGACCAGCGACCGTTCACTGGTCCCCTCCTCTTGCCTTACTGTGCTGCCGCCTCGGGCTCAGGCAGGGTCAGCCGCGTGACCGTCTGGGCCTTGCCATCCCGCAGGTGCAGGTGGTGGGTCAATCCTCCGGGCGCGTCGCTCTCCCGGTGGGCAATGACCATCACATGGGTGCCGCCGTGTACCAGGGCGGGCAGCAGGTCCAGGAAGTGGGCGCGGGCCTCCGGGTCCACGAAATCCAGCCCCTCGTCCAGAATCAGCACGGTGGGAGCGTGCACGACGGCGCGGGCGAGCAGCAGGCGGCGCAGCTGGCCCTGTGAGAGCCCGGTGGCCGGACGCTCGAGCAGGTCGGTGAGGTGCAGCTGCGCGGCGAGGGCCTCCACCTGCGCGTGTTCCGCAGCACTCAGGGCCGGAGAGAACCCTTCCGTGCCGGTCCACGCACTGCCGATCACGTCCCGGCCCGTCCACTCCCGCCGCTGGCGAATGCCGACCTCGGCTCCGACCAGCCCCACCGTGCGGCGGCGCTCGGTCAGCAGGTCCCGGCGCAGGTATGGCCGCCGCACGCTGCCGCCCAGGGCGGGGTGCAATTCGCCGGCAATCACGCGGGCCAGGGTACTCTTGCCGCTGCCGTTCTCGCCCGTGACCAGCCAGTGCTGCCCGGCTGCCCAGGTCCAGTTCAGGGGTCCCAGGGCGCGCACGCCGTTGCGCCAGACCTCGGCGTCCTGCAGGCGGATCAGGTCGTCGGTTCCGGGAGGTCGCGGCAGGTCCACCGTGCGGGACGAAGCGGGCGAGGTGGCCACCTCGCCACGGACCCGGCCCCCGGCGACCTGTACGGTGCGCCACGGCAGCGGCGGCGCTTCCTCGGGGCGGTGGGTGGCGAGGATCACGGCCACCCCGGACGCGTGGACGGCGGCAAGGACACCGCCCAGCTCGGCCCGCGCTCCGGCGCTCAGACCATCGGTGAATTCGTCCAGCAGCAGGGCCGGGGGCCGGGGCATCAGGGCGCGGGCGAGCACCACCCGCCGCCGCTGGCCGTGGCTGAGGGTCCGAAAGTCGCGGTCCAGCAGCGCTGACAGGTCCGTCAGCGCCACGACCTCGCTCAGCCGCGCCGCGGCCTGTGGGGTCGCGTCCCACAGCTTCAGGACGTCTCCCTCGAAGGCGGCCAGCAGCACGTCGCGCACGGTCTGGGCCCAGTCGCGGGTCAGGTAGAAGGCCTCGGCGTCCGGGCCCACCACCGACAGCTGCCGCCGGGCCTGCACCGCCGACGTCTGAAGTTCGCCGCCCAGCCGGTAGGTCCGCTCGCCGGCCACCGGGGCGACCTCGCCCGCAAGCAGCCGCAGCAGGGTGGTCTTGCCGCCGCCGTTCGGCCCCCACAGGCGCACGGCTTCGCCGGGGTGCACGCCCAGGGTCACGCCGCTCAGCAGGTCGCAGCCCCCGGCGCGCACGGTCACGTTCTTGAGGTCCACCAGCATCGCCGGCCAGTGTAGTGCCTGGGGCGGGCCCGGAGTCCGGCTGGGCGGGGAACTTTCTGCGCTGCCTCCACGTATTCCCGGGCAGGAGGAAAGACATGGGTGCACTGATCGTGATTGTTTTCTTGGTTCTGCTGGTGCTGGTGACCTTGCTGGCAGGAGTCAAGAGCGTGCCACAGGGGTACGAATGGACCCAGGAGCGCTTCGGCAAGTACCAGCGCAGCCTGCGGCCCGGCCTGAACCTGATCATCCCGTACATTGACCGCATCGGCCGGCGCGTCAACATGATGGAACAGGTCCTCGACGTGCCCAGCCAGGAAGTCATCACCCGCGACAACGCCCTGATCACGGTCGACGGCGTGGTGTTCTATCAGGTACTCGATTCGGCCAAGGCCAGTTACGAGGTGCGCAATCTGGAACAGGCCACCCTGAACCTCACCATGACCAACATCCGCACGGTGATGGGCAGCATGGATCTGGACGACCTGCTCAGCAACCGCGACTCCATCAACGCCCGCCTGCTCGCGGTGGTGGACGAGGCCACCGAGCCGTGGGGCGTCAAGGTCACGCGCATCGAGGTCAAGGACATCAAGCCGCCCGCCGATCTGGTCGCCAGCATGGGCCGTCAGATGAAGGCCGAGCGCGAGAAGCGGGCCAACATCCTGGACGCCGAGGGCTTCCGGCAGGCCGCCATCCTCAAGGCCGAGGGCGAGAAGCAGGCCGAGATCCTGAATGCCGAGGGCCGCCGGCAGGCTGCCTTTCTGGAGGCCGAGGCACGCGAACGTGAGGCCGCCGCCGAAGCCGAGGCCACCCGGCTGGTCAGCGAGGCGATTGCCGGGGGCAACGCGCAGGCCATCAACTACTTCATCGCGCAGCGGTACGTGGACGCGCTGCGGGACGTGGCGACCGCCCCCAACCAGAAGACCCTGATTCTGCCCATCGAGGCCACCAGCATCCTGGGCAGCCTGCAAGGCATCGCGGAGGTGGCAAAAGAAGCCTTCGGCGGGCGGAAGGGGTAGGGGCCGTGGACTGGCTTCCTTCCCTGGACCGCATCCTGCCCGGCCACTGGTGGGTGCTGGGCGCCGTGCTGCTGATGCTGGAACTGGCGGCGCCGGGCATCTTCTTCGTGTGGCTGGCGCTCGCCGCCTTCACGCTGGGCCTGATCGTGTTCGTGCTGCCGCTGGCCGTTCCCCTGCAACTGTTTCTCTTCGCAGTGCTGTGCATCGTGGCCGTGTTCGTGGGCAAGCGTTATGTGGGCCGCCTGATGCTGGGCGGACAGGACGGCGAGCGCCTGAACACCGGTGCCGGCCGACTGGTGGGCCGCACGGTCGTGGTCACGGCCGCGATTCGCAACGGGTCGGGCCGCGTGCGGGTCGGCGACAGCGAGTGGCGGGCCACCGGCCCCGACACCCCGGAGGGCGCGCAGGTCCTGATCGTGGGGGCCGAGGGCACCACCCTGACTGTCCGTGAAATCAGCGGAACGTGGGTGTAAGCGCAGCCGCCCAACGCACCCACAGACAGGTTCCAGACATGAAAAAGCCCCTCCGAAGATGGAGGGGCCTTTTTTGTAGAGGGGATCAGCGCTTGCTGAACTGGGGAGCGCGGCGGGCCTTCTTCAGGCCGTACTTCTTGCGCTCGACTTCGCGGGGGTCGCGGGTCAGCAGGCCCTTGGGCTTCATCTGCGCGCGGAAGTCGGGGTTGACCTTGAGCAGCGCGCGGGCGATGCCCAGCTTGATGGCGTCGGCCTGGCCGGTGGGGCCACCGCCGGTCACGGTGATGACGGCGTCGTAGCGGCCGGCCGTGGCGGTTTCACGGAAAGCCTGCAGGGCGTGCACGGCGCGCAGCAGGCCGCGGAAGTACGCCTGGAACTCCTTGCCGTTGACCATGATCTTGCCTTCGCCAGGGCGCAGGAACACGCGGGCGACGGCGGTCTTGCGGCGGCCCGTGCCGTAGAACTGTTCGGGTTGCTGGATCGCCATGATTATTTGACCTCTGCTTTGGTGTGCGCGGTGTTGCTGATTTCCAGTTTCTGCGGGTTCTGGGCCACGTGGGGGTGACGCTCACCGGCATAGACCTTCAGGCGGCTGTGCATGGCCCGGCCCTGACGGCCCTTGGGCAGCATGCCGTACACGGCGTGCTCGATCACGCGGTCAGGGTGCTTGGCCAGCGCCTGGCGGGCGGTTTCGGTCTTGAGGCCGCCCTGGTAGCCGGAGTAGCGGGTGTAGACCTTGCCGTCGAGCTTGCCGCCGGTCAGAACGACCTTCTCGGCGTTCAGCACGATCACGAAGTCGCCCTGAATCATGTTGGGGGTGAAGTCGGGGCGGTGCTTGCCACGGATGCGGCTGGCCACCACGGTCGCCAGACGGCCCAGGGGAACGTTGGCCGCGTCGACCACGATCCAGTTCTGCTCATCATTTTTAGGAACAAAGGTTTTCACGGGGGTACTCCATGCTGTTGTGGGATTTGGCGGCGACACGCCCCGTTCCAGCGGGGGAGAAGGTCCGTGCGTGTCCGGGTGCCCACCCGGTTATCCCGGCCCTACCAAGCGCGAGACACTAAAGGTCAAGGTATCAGATTTGGGCCCCTGGGAGCAAGGGCGCGCTCCGTGGCCCAGCGCGCACCGGACGGTGTGAGGAAGCGGGATGGAGGCCGGCCCGGACATCAGGCCGCCGGGAATCACGCAGAGGGAGTCTGATCCTTCAGCAAAAAGCGCAGGGCTTCGGGCAGCCGCGCGGCCCAGGCGCTCTCGCGGTGGATGCCCTGGGGATCGGCCTGGAAACGCAGCCGGTCGCCCATTCCCTTTTGCAGCAGCAGGTCGCGCATGGCGTGGGCGTCGTCCCAGTAGGCCTGCTGCCGCTCCGGATGGTCGGTGCCCTCCTGTCCGCCGATGTCCAGCCAGATCTTGCCGGTGGGCACCGGGCCGCTGCGCACGCGCCCGAAGGCCTCGCCCGCGCAGGCCCAGAACGCCGGACTCATCACGCCCGCGCCGCCAAACACGTCCGGGCGCGTGAGCACGGCGTGCAGGCTGATCAGCCCGCCCATGCTGCTGCCCACCACGAGGGTGTGGGCCGGGTCCGGCAGCGTGCGGAAGCTGCTGTCCACCTGCGCCTTGACGCTGTTGATCAGAAAGGCCACGTAATCGTCGCCCCCGCCCCCACCCCGCTCAGACGGAAAGTCGGGGTGACGCACGGGGCTGTACTCGTGATAGCGCCGCTCATTCGCGTTGGGGATGGCGATGGCGATGGCTTCCAGGTCCTCTGCGGCCAGTTCGGTCAGGGTCTCGTCGGCCCTCCACTCGCCATTGTAGCTGGTGGCCTCGTCAAAGACATTCTGTCCGTCATGAAAGTAAACCACCGGGTAGGCCCGCCCGGTGTCGGTGCTGTACGACGGGGGGAGCCACGCCAGAACGGTGCGCGGCGCGTGGTGTTCGTCGCCGATGGCCTCCCACTGCAGCAGCGTCCCCGTGACCGTGCTGTCCGGCCGGGCGGCGTAGGGTGCCCAGCTCATGCGCCCACCCCGACACCCGATTCGGTCAGGTACTCCATGGCCAGGCGGTACCCGAAAAACCCCAGGCCGCTGATCTTGCCCCGGCACACCGCCGCCGTGACCGAGACGTGCCGGAACGCCTCGCGGGCGTCCACGTTGCTGATGTGGACCTCGACCACCGGCAGCGGCTGTCCGGAGATGGCGTCGCGCAGCGCGTAGCTGTAGT
This genomic interval carries:
- a CDS encoding alpha/beta hydrolase, which gives rise to MSWAPYAARPDSTVTGTLLQWEAIGDEHHAPRTVLAWLPPSYSTDTGRAYPVVYFHDGQNVFDEATSYNGEWRADETLTELAAEDLEAIAIAIPNANERRYHEYSPVRHPDFPSERGGGGGDDYVAFLINSVKAQVDSSFRTLPDPAHTLVVGSSMGGLISLHAVLTRPDVFGGAGVMSPAFWACAGEAFGRVRSGPVPTGKIWLDIGGQEGTDHPERQQAYWDDAHAMRDLLLQKGMGDRLRFQADPQGIHRESAWAARLPEALRFLLKDQTPSA
- a CDS encoding SPFH domain-containing protein, whose translation is MGALIVIVFLVLLVLVTLLAGVKSVPQGYEWTQERFGKYQRSLRPGLNLIIPYIDRIGRRVNMMEQVLDVPSQEVITRDNALITVDGVVFYQVLDSAKASYEVRNLEQATLNLTMTNIRTVMGSMDLDDLLSNRDSINARLLAVVDEATEPWGVKVTRIEVKDIKPPADLVASMGRQMKAEREKRANILDAEGFRQAAILKAEGEKQAEILNAEGRRQAAFLEAEAREREAAAEAEATRLVSEAIAGGNAQAINYFIAQRYVDALRDVATAPNQKTLILPIEATSILGSLQGIAEVAKEAFGGRKG
- a CDS encoding ATP-binding cassette domain-containing protein, producing MLVDLKNVTVRAGGCDLLSGVTLGVHPGEAVRLWGPNGGGKTTLLRLLAGEVAPVAGERTYRLGGELQTSAVQARRQLSVVGPDAEAFYLTRDWAQTVRDVLLAAFEGDVLKLWDATPQAAARLSEVVALTDLSALLDRDFRTLSHGQRRRVVLARALMPRPPALLLDEFTDGLSAGARAELGGVLAAVHASGVAVILATHRPEEAPPLPWRTVQVAGGRVRGEVATSPASSRTVDLPRPPGTDDLIRLQDAEVWRNGVRALGPLNWTWAAGQHWLVTGENGSGKSTLARVIAGELHPALGGSVRRPYLRRDLLTERRRTVGLVGAEVGIRQRREWTGRDVIGSAWTGTEGFSPALSAAEHAQVEALAAQLHLTDLLERPATGLSQGQLRRLLLARAVVHAPTVLILDEGLDFVDPEARAHFLDLLPALVHGGTHVMVIAHRESDAPGGLTHHLHLRDGKAQTVTRLTLPEPEAAAQ
- the rpsI gene encoding 30S ribosomal protein S9, with protein sequence MAIQQPEQFYGTGRRKTAVARVFLRPGEGKIMVNGKEFQAYFRGLLRAVHALQAFRETATAGRYDAVITVTGGGPTGQADAIKLGIARALLKVNPDFRAQMKPKGLLTRDPREVERKKYGLKKARRAPQFSKR
- a CDS encoding NfeD family protein: MDWLPSLDRILPGHWWVLGAVLLMLELAAPGIFFVWLALAAFTLGLIVFVLPLAVPLQLFLFAVLCIVAVFVGKRYVGRLMLGGQDGERLNTGAGRLVGRTVVVTAAIRNGSGRVRVGDSEWRATGPDTPEGAQVLIVGAEGTTLTVREISGTWV
- the rplM gene encoding 50S ribosomal protein L13, which encodes MKTFVPKNDEQNWIVVDAANVPLGRLATVVASRIRGKHRPDFTPNMIQGDFVIVLNAEKVVLTGGKLDGKVYTRYSGYQGGLKTETARQALAKHPDRVIEHAVYGMLPKGRQGRAMHSRLKVYAGERHPHVAQNPQKLEISNTAHTKAEVK